A window of the Trichoderma asperellum chromosome 6, complete sequence genome harbors these coding sequences:
- a CDS encoding uncharacterized protein (SECRETED:SignalP(1-23)) has product MAYQVLGIAIIAIIFVLLKSLNATDAPKIKGIPEIPGVPIFGNLLQLGVDHARVAQKWATKYGPVFQARLGNRRILFVNSYETVKHFWITHQSSLISRPTFHTFHSVVSSSQGFTIGTSPWDESCKRRRKAAATALNRPAVQSYMPILDLESTVSVKELLNDCMNGSRDVDPSPYMARFALNTSLTLNYGFRIDGNINDELLAEITHVEREISNFRSTSNNWQDYIPLLRIFGKKNSKAEEYRVRRDKYLTDMLNDLKERIANGTDKPCITGNVLKDPEAKLNEAELKSICLTMVSAGLDTVPGNIVMGMAYLSTKEGQAIQAKALQAIQDVYPNGDAWEKCLIEEKVPYVTALVKETLRFWTVIPICLPRTNIKDIPYKDSVVPAGTVFFMNAYAADYDESRYKLPDQFIPERFIEDTEIGTPHYAYGAGSRICAGFHLANRELYTAYIRLITSFQIVPSDDPSQAPIIDPIECNSMPTSLTTDPKPFKIGLKPRNEAKTREWIAAAEERTKDL; this is encoded by the exons ATGGCATATCAAGTCCTGGGAATAGCGATCATCGCTATTATTTTCGTTCTATTAAAATCCCTCAACGCAACTGATGCTCCAAAGATTAAAGGCATACCTGAAATTCCCGGCGTTCCTATCTTTGGCAatttgctgcagcttggagTGGATCACGCTCGTGTTGCCCAGAAATGGGCGACAAAGTATGGGCCTGTTTTTCAGGCTCGCCTCGGAAATAGG CGTATTCTTTTCGTGAATTCTTACGAAACAGTGAAGCATTTCTGGATCACCCACCAGTCGTCTCTCATCTCTCGGCCTACCTTTCACACCTTTCATTCGGTAGTATCCTCGTCTCAGGGGTTTACAATCGGCACTTCTCCCTGGGACGAATCATGCAAGCGCCGCAGAAAGGCTGCTGCTACGGCATTGAACCGCCCAGCTGTCCAGTCCTATATGCCTATTCTCGATCTTGAATCTACTGTAAGCGTCAAGGAGCTCCTTAACGACTGTATGAATGGCTCGCGGGACGTGGATCCCAGTCCATATATGGCACGATTTGCACTCAACACATCGTTGACCTTGAACTATGGATTCCGCATTGACGGCAACATTAACGACGAGCTCTTGGCGGAGATTACACATGTCGAGCGCGAGATTTCCAACTTTCGATCAACAAGCAACAACTGGCAGGACTATatccctcttcttcgcatCTTTGGCAAGAAAAATagcaaagcagaagaatacCGAGTCAGAAGGGACAAATATTTGACTGACATGCTCAATGACTTGAAGGAGCGAATTGCCAATGGTACCGACAAGCCATGTATAACGGGAAATGTCCTCAAGGATCCAGAGGCAAAACTTAACGAAG CCGAACTAAAATCCATTTGCCTAACAATGGTTTCTGCCGGGTTGGATACAGTGCCTGGTAATATTGTTATGGGAATGGCATACCTTTCTACCAAGGAGGGCCAGGCAATTCAAGCAAAGGCCCTACAGGCCATTCAAGATGTATATCCCAATGGGGATGCTTGGGAGAAATGTCTTATTGAAGAAAAGGTTCCTTACGTCACTGCGCTGGTCAAAGAAACGCTCCGCTTCTGGACTGTTATTCCAATTTGTCTTCCTCGTACCAACATCAAAGATATTCCCTACAAGGACTCTGTCGTCCCCGCTGGAACAGTGTTCTTTATG AATGCTTACGCGGCCGATTACGACGAATCTCGATATAAGCTTCCTGATCAATTTATTCCCGAGCGGTTTATAGAAGACACGGAGATTGGTACACCGCATTACGCATATGGGGCAGGTTCTCGAATATGCGCGGGCTTTCACCTCGCTAATCGAGAGCTCTATACGGCATATATTCGACTCATCACCAGCTTCCAGATTGTCCCATCCGATGATCCTTCGCAGGCTCCAATTATTGATCCCATTGAATGCAATAGTATGCCCACTTCATTGACTACAGATCCAAAGCCATTCAAGATTGGGTTGAAGCCTCGAAACGAAGCAAAGACTAGAGAGTGGATTGCAGCAGCGGAGGAGAGGACTAAAGATTTGTAA
- a CDS encoding uncharacterized protein (CAZy:GH5) produces MRYSIVAPALLAGTAYAWLPQDRDLAAFNQTARFEKLGKRFEPSLASGVTKIRGVNFGGWLICEPWMMPTEWNDVMGCNNAASEFDCMLNNYMGNNRAAGNQKFKTHWSSWITPATVQSVHDVGLNTIRIPIGYWSYTAIVDTSSEPFADGDAMLPYLDAVVQKAADLGIYVIIDLHGAPGGQQQDPFTGQNPNPAGFFNSYDFGRAEKWLSWMTNRIHTNPAYSTVGMIEVLNEPVSNHDANGRYPAPGENPGLVQTYYPAALKAVRDAEAALNVASNKKLHVQFMSSKWGSGDPRSNSAVANDPMTGFDDHNYIGFALGNNNGDQYSLMHSACTDSRVVNGQNFEITGEWSMTSGVDWSDAAFFTKFWTAQQQLYESPGMDGWIYWTWKTELNDPRWTYSYATYLNYIPTNAAALEQNVYQDVCAGFR; encoded by the exons ATGCGATACTCCATTGTTGCCCCGGCTCTGCTGGCGGGCACTGCTTACGCCTGGCTTCCTCAAGATCGAGATCTAGCGGCCTTCAACCAAACGGCTCGCTTTGAGAAGCTTGGCAAACGATTTGAACCTTCGTTAGCTTCTGGTGTGACGAAGATCAGAGGTGTCAACTTCGGTG GCTGGCTTATCTGTGAGCCATGGATGATGCCGACCGAGTGGAACGATGTGATGGGCTGTAACAACGCTGCATCTGAGTTTGATTGCATGCTTAATAACTATATGGGCAACAATCGTGCGGCAGGCAATCAAAAGTTTAAGACTCActggagcagctggatcACTCCAGCTACCGTTCAATCGGTTCACGATGTCGGCCTGAACACTATACGTATTCCCATTGGCTACTGGTCCTACACAGCTATCGTCGACACATCCAGCGAACCATTTGCTGATGGTGATGCCATGCTCCCATATCTGGATGCAGTAGTTCAGAAGGCCGCTGATTTGGGAATCTACGTCATCATTGATCTCCATGGCGCACCTGGTGGTCAGCAACAAGACCCATTCACAGGTCAAAATCCTAACCCTGCTGGCTTCTTCAACTCATACGACTTTGGCCGCGCCGAGAAGTGGCTATCATGGATGACGAACCGTATCCATACTAATCCGGCGTACTCCACTGTTGGCATGATCGAAGTTCTGAACGAGCCTGTTTCTAACCACGATGCAAACGGCCGCTACCCTGCTCCTGGTGAAAATCCAGGTTTGGTGCAGACTTACTATCCTGCCGCATTGAAGGCTGTCCGTGATGCTGAGGCTGCCCTAAATGTTGCTAGCAACAAAAAGTTACATGTGCAATTCATGTCCAGCAAATGGGGCTCTGGTGACCCTCGCTCCAACTCTGCAGTGGCCAATGATCCCATGACTGGATTTGACGACCACAACTACATTGGATTCGCTCTGGGTAACAATAATGGCGACCAATATTCGCTCATGCATAGCGCGTGCACCGATTCTCGCGTTGTGAATGGCCAGAACTTTGAGATCACTGGTGAATGGAGCATGACATCAGGCGTTGATTGGAGCGACGCTGCCTTCTTCACAAAGTTCTGGactgctcagcagcagctatatGAATCCCCAGGAATGGACGGATGGATCTACTGGACTTGGAAGACTGAGCTGAACGATCCTAGATGGACCTACTCATATGCTACCTACCTCAACTATATCCCtaccaatgctgctgccttggagCAAAATGTTTACCAGGATGTCTGCGCTGGATTTAGGTAA